In Anaerolineales bacterium, the following proteins share a genomic window:
- a CDS encoding aldehyde dehydrogenase family protein produces the protein MAGFKLTYGTMFNPPEALHEGFDKAVAKLKQNLGKEYGMFIDGKDVFSDEKFEDRSPVNTGWVLARMQKGHALHARMAIEAARKAFPAWSHTPWQKRVQLVRKAASLIEKRIFELGAAMALEVGKNRMESLGDVQETADLMYWPAQMMEENDGFIKPMGKDPLTGFDSTNVSVLRPYGVWLVISPFNFPFALTGGPTGAALVAGNTVVIKPASDTAWIVRLYVECLRDAGFPPGVVNFVTGPGSTVGQALVDSPEVDGATFTGSFDVGMKMYRDFASRNYVRPIVLELGGKNPAIVSRNANLEDAATGIYRSAFGLQGQKCSAASRILVEEPVYDELLAKLKSKVDSLVIGDPTERATYIGPVVNQGAYNEFKNYTEEINQAGGRFLTGGNVKSGGMYDYGYYCEPTLVTNLPFEHRLWKHEMFLPISTIGKVQNLDEAMKIANDVNYGLTAGFYGSPKETAWFFDNIQAGVTYANRPQGATTGAWPGFQPFGGWKGSGASGKNGGGYYYVQLYMHEQIQTLVKVSKKSAPKKSSSKAKPAKKKVAKKKKTRK, from the coding sequence ATGGCTGGTTTCAAACTCACCTACGGCACGATGTTCAATCCGCCTGAGGCGCTTCACGAGGGGTTCGATAAAGCGGTCGCCAAACTCAAACAGAATCTCGGCAAAGAATACGGCATGTTCATTGACGGCAAGGATGTGTTCAGTGACGAAAAATTCGAGGACCGTTCGCCCGTCAACACCGGCTGGGTTCTGGCGCGGATGCAAAAAGGTCACGCGCTGCACGCGCGCATGGCGATCGAGGCGGCGCGTAAAGCCTTCCCCGCGTGGAGCCACACCCCGTGGCAGAAGCGCGTGCAATTAGTCCGCAAAGCCGCTTCGTTGATCGAGAAGCGCATCTTCGAACTCGGCGCGGCGATGGCGCTTGAAGTCGGCAAGAACCGCATGGAATCGCTCGGCGACGTGCAAGAGACCGCCGACCTGATGTATTGGCCCGCGCAGATGATGGAGGAGAACGACGGCTTCATCAAACCGATGGGCAAAGATCCGCTGACGGGTTTCGATTCGACGAATGTCTCTGTTCTGCGCCCGTATGGCGTGTGGCTTGTTATCTCGCCGTTCAACTTCCCCTTCGCGTTGACCGGCGGACCGACCGGCGCGGCGCTCGTAGCTGGCAATACGGTTGTCATCAAGCCCGCCTCGGATACCGCGTGGATCGTACGCTTGTACGTGGAATGTTTACGCGACGCGGGCTTCCCGCCCGGCGTGGTCAACTTTGTGACCGGTCCCGGCTCCACGGTTGGGCAGGCGCTGGTGGATAGCCCGGAAGTTGACGGCGCGACTTTCACCGGTTCGTTCGACGTGGGCATGAAGATGTACCGCGATTTTGCGAGCCGCAATTACGTCCGCCCGATCGTGTTGGAACTCGGCGGAAAAAATCCCGCGATTGTGTCGCGCAACGCCAACCTCGAAGACGCGGCGACCGGCATCTATCGCTCGGCGTTCGGCTTGCAGGGACAGAAATGCTCGGCGGCTTCGCGCATCCTTGTGGAAGAGCCCGTGTACGATGAACTGCTCGCCAAACTGAAATCGAAGGTGGATTCGCTCGTGATCGGCGACCCGACCGAACGCGCGACTTACATTGGACCGGTTGTCAATCAGGGCGCGTACAACGAGTTCAAGAATTACACCGAAGAGATCAACCAAGCGGGCGGGCGGTTCCTCACCGGCGGCAACGTAAAGTCCGGCGGCATGTACGATTACGGCTATTACTGCGAGCCGACGCTCGTCACCAACCTGCCCTTCGAGCATCGCTTGTGGAAGCACGAAATGTTCCTGCCCATCAGCACGATCGGCAAGGTGCAAAACCTCGACGAAGCGATGAAGATCGCCAACGACGTGAACTACGGTCTCACCGCTGGGTTCTACGGCTCGCCGAAAGAAACCGCGTGGTTCTTCGATAACATCCAAGCGGGCGTAACGTACGCGAATCGTCCGCAAGGCGCGACGACCGGCGCGTGGCCCGGCTTCCAACCCTTCGGCGGCTGGAAAGGCTCCGGCGCGAGCGGCAAAAACGGCGGCGGATACTATTACGTGCAGTTGTACATGCACGAGCAGATTCAAACGCTGGTAAAGGTGTCGAAGAAATCTGCACCGAAGAAATCGTCCTCGAAGGCGAAACCCGCCAAGAAGAAAGTTGCAAAGAAAAAGAAGACGCGCAAGTAG
- a CDS encoding CoA-transferase, with protein sequence MSEIKYSSAELMIINAARLLRDGDVVFVGVGQPNLACNLAKRTHAPNLVMIYEAGVIGAEPARLPLSIGDPTLVSGALSVVSMYDIFTNYLQRGNVDVGFMGGAQIDKYGNINATVIGGYDSPKVRLPGSGGSQEIAAWANRCYIMTPHQKRRFPEKVEFMTSAGFIGGKGDRAKAGLRGGGMLAVVTDIGIMEPDESGEMTLTQLHPGKTSDEAKANTGWDLKTASRVGTTDPVTPNELRILRDELDPTGIYLKSGG encoded by the coding sequence ATGAGCGAAATAAAATATTCATCTGCCGAACTCATGATCATCAACGCCGCGCGGTTGCTGCGCGATGGCGATGTGGTGTTCGTGGGCGTCGGTCAACCCAACCTGGCGTGCAACCTCGCCAAGCGGACTCACGCGCCAAACCTCGTGATGATCTACGAAGCAGGCGTGATCGGCGCGGAGCCTGCGCGCTTGCCACTGTCAATCGGCGATCCAACACTCGTCAGCGGCGCGTTATCCGTTGTGAGCATGTACGATATCTTCACAAATTATCTCCAGCGCGGCAACGTAGACGTCGGCTTCATGGGCGGCGCGCAAATTGACAAATACGGCAACATCAACGCCACCGTCATCGGCGGATACGATTCGCCCAAAGTCCGTTTGCCCGGCTCGGGCGGCTCGCAAGAGATCGCCGCGTGGGCGAACCGCTGTTACATCATGACACCGCACCAAAAGCGCCGCTTCCCCGAAAAAGTGGAGTTCATGACCTCCGCTGGATTCATCGGCGGCAAAGGTGATCGCGCAAAAGCGGGACTGCGCGGCGGCGGAATGCTCGCCGTCGTCACCGACATCGGCATCATGGAGCCGGACGAATCGGGGGAGATGACGCTGACGCAATTGCACCCAGGCAAAACGTCGGATGAAGCGAAGGCGAACACCGGCTGGGATTTGAAAACCGCGTCACGCGTCGGGACAACTGATCCAGTTACCCCCAACGAACTTCGCATCTTACGCGACGAGCTCGACCCAACGGGCATCTACCTCAAGAGCGGCGGATGA
- a CDS encoding ferritin has translation MLINPELAKAMNAQIGNEFGASMQYLSIAAHFQTQKLTLLSKLFFEQAEEEKTHAMKFVHYILDTQGELQIPAVAAPKPKFATAEEAVKAALTWEQEVTGQINRLMDLAVSQNDYLAQNFLQWFIDEQLEEINKMDQLLSVIQRAGEKNLLMVEAYLVHMEKAG, from the coding sequence ATGCTTATCAACCCTGAACTGGCGAAAGCCATGAACGCACAGATCGGAAACGAATTCGGTGCAAGCATGCAATACCTGAGCATCGCCGCGCACTTTCAAACACAGAAACTCACGCTTCTGTCAAAATTATTCTTCGAGCAGGCGGAGGAGGAAAAAACGCACGCGATGAAATTCGTGCATTACATCCTCGATACGCAAGGCGAGCTTCAAATCCCAGCCGTTGCCGCGCCGAAACCGAAATTTGCGACAGCCGAAGAAGCCGTCAAAGCCGCGCTGACGTGGGAACAGGAAGTGACGGGACAGATCAACCGACTCATGGATTTGGCGGTCTCGCAGAACGATTACCTCGCGCAGAATTTCCTGCAATGGTTTATTGACGAACAACTCGAAGAGATCAACAAAATGGATCAACTGTTAAGTGTGATCCAGCGCGCCGGCGAGAAGAACCTGCTCATGGTCGAGGCGTATCTCGTCCACATGGAGAAAGCAGGCTAG
- a CDS encoding methyltransferase domain-containing protein — translation MPWNPDQYHKFQSERAAPFYDLLALVDVRENLKVVDLGCGPGELTRQLADRLPQSDVTGLDSSPEMLAKAASFARGGLIFQLGDQARLDGAWDVIFSNAALQWSENHTELIPSLFSRLKPGGQIAVQVPSNHNHISHQIYRETADEEPFKSILRGFQRIAPVLTIDQYAQILFTCGAEEIVVFEKVYSHVLKDSDAIVEWISGTALVPYFERLGDHKNKFVDSIREKMRKALPDSPVFYPFRRILFSARKPGE, via the coding sequence ATGCCCTGGAATCCCGATCAATATCACAAATTTCAATCGGAGCGCGCCGCGCCGTTCTACGATCTGCTGGCGCTCGTTGATGTGCGCGAAAATCTCAAAGTGGTGGATTTGGGATGCGGACCCGGCGAGTTGACGCGTCAACTGGCAGACCGACTCCCCCAGTCCGATGTGACCGGGCTCGACTCATCGCCGGAGATGTTGGCAAAAGCCGCGTCTTTCGCACGGGGAGGCTTGATCTTCCAACTCGGCGATCAAGCCCGCCTCGACGGTGCGTGGGATGTGATCTTCAGCAACGCCGCGCTGCAATGGAGTGAGAATCACACCGAGCTGATTCCATCCCTGTTCAGCCGACTCAAGCCCGGCGGACAGATCGCCGTGCAAGTCCCATCGAACCACAATCACATCTCGCATCAAATTTATCGTGAGACCGCCGACGAGGAACCGTTCAAATCCATTCTGCGAGGGTTTCAACGGATCGCGCCGGTGTTGACGATTGACCAGTACGCGCAAATTCTTTTCACATGCGGCGCGGAAGAAATTGTTGTGTTCGAAAAGGTCTACTCGCATGTGCTAAAAGATTCGGACGCCATCGTCGAGTGGATTTCGGGCACTGCGCTCGTGCCTTATTTCGAGCGGCTGGGAGATCACAAAAATAAGTTTGTGGATTCGATACGCGAGAAGATGCGGAAAGCATTGCCAGACAGCCCAGTGTTTTATCCATTCCGCCGCATCTTGTTTTCGGCAAGGAAACCTGGAGAATAA
- a CDS encoding CoA-transferase produces MSKLMSLTEAISKFVQDGDTVYAAGFTHLIPFAAGHEMIRQRKKNLTLARATPDLIYDQMVAAGCAKKVIFSYMGNPGVGSLRIVRSAIEQGKLEREEYSHFGMITRLQAGAAGLPFLPMNQTGAADLEKANPNIKRIPDPYGGKDVIVVPALNPDVAIVHVQRADANGNAHLWGIIGEQKEAAFAAKKVIVTAEEIVDESVIRSDPNRTMISQIVVSAVCHVPFACHPSYAQGYYDRDNEFYLAWDKVSESAELTKQYLDEWVFGVKDRDEYWQKLGSEVHKRLEVPALMSEPINYGRY; encoded by the coding sequence ATGAGCAAACTAATGTCGCTCACCGAAGCGATTTCGAAATTTGTACAAGACGGAGACACAGTCTACGCGGCAGGGTTCACTCATCTCATCCCGTTCGCGGCGGGACACGAAATGATTCGGCAGAGGAAAAAGAATCTCACCCTCGCCCGCGCCACCCCAGACCTGATCTACGACCAGATGGTCGCGGCGGGGTGCGCCAAGAAAGTCATCTTCTCGTACATGGGCAATCCGGGTGTCGGGTCGCTGAGAATCGTCCGCTCGGCAATCGAGCAGGGAAAACTCGAACGGGAGGAATATTCGCACTTCGGGATGATCACGCGCCTGCAAGCCGGTGCGGCTGGTTTACCTTTCCTGCCGATGAACCAAACTGGCGCGGCTGATCTCGAAAAAGCGAATCCAAACATCAAGCGGATTCCCGACCCCTACGGCGGCAAGGATGTGATCGTCGTTCCCGCGCTCAATCCCGATGTGGCAATCGTCCACGTCCAGCGCGCGGACGCGAACGGCAACGCGCACTTGTGGGGCATCATTGGCGAGCAAAAGGAAGCCGCGTTCGCCGCGAAGAAAGTCATTGTCACGGCAGAGGAAATCGTGGATGAATCTGTCATCCGCTCCGACCCGAACCGCACGATGATCTCTCAAATTGTCGTCAGCGCGGTGTGCCATGTGCCGTTTGCGTGCCATCCCAGTTACGCGCAGGGCTATTACGACCGCGACAACGAGTTCTATCTCGCGTGGGATAAGGTCAGCGAATCGGCTGAACTCACGAAACAATATCTGGATGAATGGGTCTTCGGCGTGAAAGACCGCGACGAATACTGGCAAAAACTCGGAAGCGAAGTCCACAAACGACTCGAAGTCCCCGCGCTGATGAGCGAGCCGATCAATTATGGGAGGTATTAG
- a CDS encoding ABC transporter ATP-binding protein, with product MADKALVVENLSFRYRDRSATAIREISFEANAGEILLIAGASGCGKTTLIRCINGLAPRSYKGEVGGQILLYGENPKDWKLSQISQKIGTVLQDPERQILGTKVVNEVAFGLENLNVSREEIIDRVDEALKFLKIFHLRERETFTLSGGEKQKVALAGVLAMRPSILLLDEPLASLDPASAQDALDTARLLADEGMTILMVEHRVEDVLRIKPNRVMFMSEGEIRYLGNPSGLSKVANYREIKLPASEIAERAKQDPPPAEIKILPGAAGGGSEKEALVKFEEVAFGYDAEVEVLHGINLEIKRGDVIAVLGPNGAGKTTFVKHAIGLLKPKAGRVLVNGHDTKQASVAQIASTLGYVFQSPSHMLFAPTVREELAFGPTNLKHSKEQIETEVKEALRIVNLSDKEQDPPLALSFGQQKRVSIAAILAMQSRILVMDEPTAGQDYQNYMNFMDSILQLPSFEAILFITHDVDLAVIYANRVLIVNDGRLIADGKPQDVLRDFDRLKANRLVPTSLLALNLDRLGATSRFMRAEALAHV from the coding sequence ATGGCTGATAAAGCCCTCGTAGTTGAGAATTTATCCTTTCGCTATCGTGACCGCTCCGCCACCGCGATCCGCGAGATTTCGTTCGAGGCGAACGCGGGGGAGATCCTCCTCATTGCCGGCGCCAGCGGATGCGGCAAGACCACCCTCATTCGCTGCATCAACGGGTTGGCTCCGCGGTCCTACAAAGGCGAAGTGGGCGGACAAATCCTCCTATATGGCGAAAACCCGAAAGATTGGAAGTTATCGCAGATCTCGCAAAAGATCGGGACGGTGTTGCAAGATCCCGAACGTCAAATCTTGGGGACGAAAGTAGTAAACGAAGTGGCGTTTGGGCTGGAAAACCTAAACGTCTCGCGCGAGGAAATTATTGACCGCGTGGACGAAGCGTTGAAATTCCTCAAAATTTTCCATTTGCGCGAACGGGAAACGTTCACGCTTTCAGGCGGGGAGAAGCAGAAAGTGGCGTTGGCAGGCGTGCTTGCCATGCGTCCGTCTATTTTGTTGTTGGATGAACCGCTCGCAAGTTTGGATCCCGCTTCCGCGCAGGACGCGTTGGATACGGCGCGTCTCCTCGCCGACGAAGGGATGACGATTCTCATGGTGGAACATCGCGTGGAGGACGTGTTACGCATCAAGCCAAACCGCGTGATGTTCATGAGCGAGGGCGAAATCCGTTACCTTGGAAATCCTTCGGGGTTATCAAAGGTGGCGAACTACCGCGAGATCAAACTGCCCGCAAGCGAGATCGCAGAACGCGCGAAGCAGGATCCGCCTCCGGCGGAGATAAAAATTCTCCCGGGCGCGGCAGGCGGAGGGTCCGAAAAAGAAGCGTTGGTCAAGTTTGAAGAGGTCGCGTTCGGGTACGATGCCGAAGTCGAAGTCTTGCATGGCATCAATCTCGAGATCAAGCGCGGCGACGTGATCGCGGTGTTGGGTCCGAACGGCGCGGGCAAGACGACGTTCGTCAAACATGCGATCGGTTTGCTCAAGCCCAAAGCCGGGCGCGTGCTGGTGAACGGGCATGACACGAAACAGGCAAGCGTCGCGCAGATCGCCAGCACGTTGGGCTATGTGTTCCAAAGCCCGAGCCACATGTTGTTTGCGCCGACCGTCCGCGAGGAGTTGGCGTTCGGTCCGACGAACTTGAAACATTCGAAGGAGCAGATCGAAACGGAGGTGAAAGAGGCGTTGAGAATTGTGAACCTTTCCGATAAAGAGCAAGACCCTCCGCTGGCGTTGTCGTTTGGCCAGCAGAAGCGCGTGAGTATTGCGGCGATCCTTGCCATGCAGTCGCGCATCCTCGTGATGGATGAGCCGACCGCCGGGCAGGATTATCAGAATTACATGAACTTCATGGATTCGATCCTGCAACTGCCTTCGTTCGAGGCGATCCTGTTCATCACACACGACGTTGACCTGGCAGTCATTTACGCCAACCGCGTGTTGATCGTGAACGATGGGCGACTCATTGCCGATGGAAAACCGCAGGATGTGTTACGCGACTTCGACCGACTCAAAGCCAACCGCCTCGTGCCGACCTCGTTGCTGGCTCTCAACCTCGACCGACTCGGCGCGACGAGCCGCTTCATGAGGGCTGAAGCGTTGGCGCATGTCTAA
- a CDS encoding type II CAAX endopeptidase family protein: MNLNRIFFSDDEPRLRAGWRLAIQSSGMFFAFACLGVPVFVIYFFFDPESAFTKRITPSLFLLSTVVETIAFTASIFFARRFLDKRSIESLGLKLNRQALFDVLAGIGITFLQMGFIYLVMYSLGWITFNGFAWEIDPLGKVIGSTLIFLAIFLLVGWNEELLSRGYHLQTLASGLNLFWGVVISSTVFGFLHIFNPGSSWVAVLGITVAGFYFAFAYLRSKQLWLPIGIHIGWNFFEGVVFGFPVSGMDIYPLTRIEVTGPALWTGGAFGPEAGLIVLPSFLVGAGLIYWFTRNRTEPTNVLHE, encoded by the coding sequence ATGAATCTCAACCGCATCTTTTTCTCAGACGACGAGCCGCGCCTGCGCGCCGGGTGGCGGTTGGCGATTCAATCCAGCGGCATGTTCTTTGCGTTTGCGTGTTTGGGCGTTCCCGTCTTTGTGATTTATTTCTTCTTCGATCCCGAGTCGGCGTTCACAAAACGAATCACACCCAGCCTGTTCCTGCTTTCCACTGTGGTGGAGACGATTGCCTTCACCGCCTCGATCTTTTTCGCGCGACGATTCCTCGACAAACGTTCCATCGAAAGCCTCGGGCTAAAATTGAACCGACAAGCGCTCTTCGACGTTTTAGCGGGCATCGGCATCACTTTTTTGCAAATGGGTTTCATCTATCTCGTGATGTACTCATTGGGCTGGATCACGTTCAACGGCTTTGCTTGGGAGATTGATCCGCTCGGCAAAGTGATCGGCAGTACGTTGATTTTCCTCGCCATCTTCCTGCTCGTCGGCTGGAACGAGGAACTGCTCTCACGCGGCTATCACCTGCAAACCCTCGCCTCCGGACTTAACTTGTTCTGGGGCGTTGTCATTTCATCAACGGTCTTCGGCTTTCTGCACATCTTCAACCCGGGTTCAAGTTGGGTTGCGGTCCTCGGAATTACGGTTGCCGGTTTTTATTTTGCCTTTGCCTACCTGCGTTCCAAACAACTTTGGCTCCCCATTGGGATTCACATCGGCTGGAATTTTTTCGAGGGCGTTGTGTTCGGCTTCCCCGTCTCAGGCATGGACATTTACCCGTTGACTAGAATCGAAGTGACCGGTCCCGCGTTATGGACGGGCGGCGCGTTCGGTCCCGAGGCGGGGCTGATCGTCCTGCCATCCTTTCTCGTTGGAGCAGGATTGATCTACTGGTTTACACGGAACCGCACCGAGCCGACAAACGTTTTACATGAGTAG